The DNA window GACGCCGAGCATCAGCCCGGTGGATGCCGGCGGCGAGAACATCTTCCTGCATCACAACGAAGGGGTCGTCTACCGGATCAAGCCTCGCTACAACGCCGAGGTTAACACCTGGTGGATCAGCGACGACACCCGCTACAGCTACAAGGTGCTGGCCGATGCCAAGCGGCTGAAGGCCGCCCGCAAGCTGGAATACGGCACCCCCGCTGAAATCGGTTACGGCAAGGCGATCGAAGAAGCCGCCGAGGGACTCAAGAGCGTCGTCTCCGCCGACGGCGAAGGCAGCCTGTACGCACTGCTGTCCCCGATGATGGCGTGCGAAGAGGCGTACCTGCTGGGCAAGTACATCCGCTCGATCGACCCGCAGGCGGTCCTGGTCCTCGGCCCGGTGCCGACGGCAGCTTCGGACGACGTCTTCAAACACTACAACACCGGCAAAGAAACCTTCCGCATCAAGGCTGAGAAGGTCCCTAATGCCAACGGCATCCGCCGGGTGATCGACCTCCTTGGCGGGCCGAAAGCGTCCTTCGACGAACTGGGCAATTACGGCCATCTTCGCGGCGGCTGGATCGTCGGCGGGTACCTGAGCAACTGGCTTCCCGGCGATTTGCCCTCGGTGCTCAACGGCGGTTTCCGCGTCATCCAGGACATCCTGCCCAACGCAATCACTGATCGTGCCGATGTGGTTCTGCCGTCGGCAGGCTGGGCCGAGAAGGCCGGCTGCTGGGAAAACTACGCCGGCAAGATCCAGGCCTTCGCCGCCGCCGTTCAACCGCCTGAAGGTGCCCGGCGTGAAGGCGACGTGTACTTTAAGCTTCTGGGCCGCAGCGGTTTCTACGACGCCGACGCCGTCCGCGCCGAGATGGGCGGGGCGTTCGCAGACGTCAAGCTGCCGACTGAGAAGGAAGAAGTGCCGGCATTCGAGTTCGCCGAGCTTTAACTGGCGCACGTAGGGTCCGCCTTGGCGGACGCCCGGCATGGGATCGCACAGCTTTTGCAACACGGAAGTCCGCCAAAGCGGACCCTACAGATGACAGAAATCCTTGACTCCATCCTGAAGGACCCCCTCCACTTCATCTACACCCACGTTCCACCGTGGGTGTACATCGCCGCGATCTCGCACTTTGCGATCCTCGGCGTGGTGGCGTACCTGATCCTGCTGGAACGCAAGACCGCGTCGTGGGTTCAGGACCGCATCGGCCCCAACCGCGTCGGCCTCGACTTCGGCATTCTCCCGTTCAAGTTTCTCAAGAACGTCAACGGCTTCGGCCAGCCCCTGGCCGACGGCGTAAAGTTCATCGTTAAGGAAGACTATAAGCCCAAGGGCGTCGACACCGTTCTGTTCACGATCGCCCCGGCGTTCATGGTGATCGTCATCATCATCTCGATCGCCGTCATCCCCTGGGGCGGGACGTATCAGAACACCAAAGACGTGGATGTAACGGGGACGAAGCAGACCTCGGGCATCGCAGCGATCGACGACAATCTGCCGCCGAGTACGACGGTCGTCAGTGCCTCCGGCAAGACCGACCTTGCCAAGCAGTCCACGCACTCCGTCTTCGAGATTTCCGGCCCCAAAGGCACCACCGATTACAAGGCCGCCGGCACCAAGGTGCTGGCGACCTACGAGATTCGCAACGCCGCCGGCCAGGTGCACCGGTATACCCGCGCGATCGATATCAGCGGCTACACCGAACCGTCCGAAGCGGCCGCCGTTCAAGCACGCCTGCCGGCCGATGCGGTTCTGTTGAAAACCGATGAGAAGGTGTCGATCGACGTCCCCATCGAACTGGTGAAGAACGCAGACGGCACGTTCTCGGAAGTCGTCCGTAGCGTCGCCTATCGCTGGGAATTCGCCCCCGGACGGCTTGATATCGGCATCCTTTACGTCCTGGCCGTCCTGTCGCTCGCCGTCTACGGCGTGGTCGTCGGCGGCTGGGCCTCGAACAACAAGTACTCGTTCCTCGGCGGCCTCCGCGCGACCGCCAATATGATCTCGTACGAAATCCCGCTGGGCCTGGCGATCCTGTGCGTCGTGCTGATGTTCGGCACGCTCGACATCGCCAAGCTCGTTGACGGGCAGGCCGGTTATTGGATCGGCGTGATCCCCGCCTGGAACTGCTTCAGCCAGCCGTTGCCGTTTATCCTGTTTGTGATCTGCATTCACGCCGAAGCCAACCGCGCCCCGTTCGACACCGCCGAAGCCGAGCAGGAACTGGTCGGCGGGTATCACACCGAATACTCGGCGATGCGGTTCGCCCTGTTCTTCCTCGCCGAATACGCGGGCATGGTCACCACGTCGGCGATCTGCGTTGCGTTGTTCCTGGGCGGCTGGCACCTGCCGTACCTGGACTACCTTTGGCCCGCCATCGGCGGCAACGTCGCCGGCGCGCCGGCGTCGGTTACGGACAGCCTGATTGCCTGCCTCGTCCGCACGGGCGTCTTCTTCGGGAAGACCGTCGCCATCATCTTCCTGTTCATGTGGGTTCGCTGGAGCCTGCCCCGGTTCCGGTTCGACCAGATCATGATCCTGGCCTGGCGTGCCCTGATTCCGATCTCTCTGGCGCTGCTGATGGCAACCGCCGTCACGATTTACCTGACCGCCGGTCCGACGGCGGCGGGCGAACCGACCTTCGTGAAGCCGATCGCCGGTACGCTGGCTTTGGCGTTGCTCGCGATGAATGTGATCGTGCTGATCGCGACGATGTTCATCAGCAAGCTGTTGCCGCAACCGTCACCGACCAACCGCAAGATGCCGCTACCCAACAGCCGTTTCCGAAAGACGCCGTTGCCAGGCAAACCCGTTGAGCGGATCCCGGTGGCTGCTGCGACGTGATTATGCGCGTTCGGCGCGGATCGACGGATTGACGCTCACCGGCTGCCGAAGAGAACCCACCCCTTCGGGGATGGCGCTAAACGTGGAAGGTCCTTCGCGTGATGCGCGGAGATTGAATCATGAAAGAATCCGACGTCATCGTCCTGCAAGAACCCAAGCTGTCTCTCTCGGACCAGTTCTATCTCCCCCAGGTTCTGATCGGCCTGGGGACGACGATGAAGCACATGTTCAACGTCGTCGCGCGAGACAAGCATCTGGTCGTCTCGTATCCCGAGGAACGCCGCGAGGATAAGCCCGTCGAAGAGGGCGGCATGTTCCAGCAGACATATCGCGGGGTTCACCGCCTGAACAAGGACGAAGACGGCCGAGTGAAGTGCGTCGCGTGCTTCATGTGCTCGACCGCGTGCCCGGCCCGGTGCATTCATATCGAAGCCGACGAGTCCCCCTGGGCCGATCGCGAAAAGTACCCGGCGAAGTTCGATATCGACGAGTTGCGCTGCATCTACTGCGGCATGTGTGAAGAAGCCTGCCCGGTTGATGCGATCGAATTGACGAGCCTGTACGACATCGTCGGCCTGACTCGCCAGGAAATGATCTTCGACAAGGCGAAGCTGCTGAGGGTGTACGACGAGACGGTCAAGGCTGAGCCGATGTGATCGGATCTGGCTTTGTGAGCCACGAAGAATTGCGACGAAAACACAAGAGACACCACGCCGGATGTGGCGCGGTGTCTCTTGTTTTAGTCGGTACCCATGCCGAAATCTGAAGAAAACGGGGACCGTGGAGGATAAGCATTTTTGCCTGTCACTCGGGACCAGAACCGGTGTTCGAATTACGGGGATCACGGCTTATTCGCGCAGGGAGTGCGGATCTGAAATCGTCGTCCTGGTGAATTCGAATACTGGTTCTGGTTCCGAGTGATAAGCAAGACTGCCGATCCTCCACGATGCCTGGAATTCCTCGCGTTGCGGCAGGGGGTCCCTAATGCAGCGAGAGAAACACAAGCACGCCGACCAGCGCCACCAGCAAACCGATCGCCAGCGAGATCAGCCCCCAGGGCAGCGTGCTCTTGCCAGCGTTCGACAGTTCCGTCTGGGCGTAGACCACTGGCGCATCGTCGCCGGCGTGCGAGGCGACTTCCAGCAGGGCGTTGGGATCGAGATTGCGATCCGCGAAGCAGGTCCTGCAGATGATGTCGTCACCATCCTGATAGACCTGGTCTGACGGGTACAGGCTGCGGCAGGTATTGCAGACGTAACCGGGCTCTTCGCCACGAGCGGCGAGTTTGTCGGCCCAGCAGTCGTGGCAGTAGTACTCGTTGTCGTCGCGAACGCGTTTGGCGTGGGTGATGTCATGGCCGCAGACGGCACAAAGTTTGCGCACGGCGGGCAGCACCAGCTCGCCGCAACGCGGGCATCGCGACTCGCGGCGTCCTTCCGGCATGACACCGCGGCAGAGGGGACACTTGGCCAACACCGGCATGAGGAACCATCCTGGGCACAGCTGAACAAACGACGCCTCATGATACGCCGTGTCCGGGGCTGGCAGGGGGGTCGCAACGCAAGCAGGGGCGCGGGTGGTCCGCGCCCCTGCGGGCGTCCGCCGCACCCACTGTCCGAGCGGAACGCCCTGGTTGCGAAATTGCCGCAAACCGAGTGTGGTCGGCTCGCGACGTGTCGGCCGGTCGGAGGTGGCCGGCCGCTCCAACTGTGACTTACGAATACCTTCGGGGATGAAGATTCCGGCCGGTGCCGTGGTGCGATAACCATCGAAGGGGATGAATTTGGGAAGGCGTTCCGGCCCGCCATGGCTAAGGCGGCCGCGCCTTCCGGGTGCAAGATTTCAAGGTTCAGCGACCTCAAGTTGCAAACCTCAGCCTTCAAATTTCGAATCTAAGATTCGGTGACGCGCCGGCCGAGTTCAAAGTTCCGCTGTTTTCGACGGAAAGCCTGAAGCCTCCGTCATCGGACGTCGCGTCTGGGAATCAGATACGCGATGAGCCTTGCCGGCAGAGCGGCGAAAGCCAGCGCATTTCGGGTGCGAAAGTTCGCGATCATCGGCTTGTCGGGGCGGGTGCTCGTGAAGGCTTGTGAAATTAGTCACAACCTTTCTTGCAAGAACACACCCCCCGTCTTAGACTCCGCCGCCATTCCCGAGGGCCTTGTCTGACTGCCATTGGGAAGCGTGACTGTCGCCAGCTTTCAGACGCTCATCCGGTTGTTTTCCCGGACGATGTGCTGAAGGTTGCATGAACCAGAAGATGACTGCCGGCGCGAACGGCGGAGTGCCAACTCCACCGGATCGACCGTCCGGAACTCACGGCAGCGGACCCGGCGTCCGCATGTAAACATGCTCGCTGTCTCGTCCCTTGCCGCTTCCTTCTCCCTGCCAGCCCTGGCCCATTCGGCGCTGGCCGAAGCCTCAACGGCAGCGCCGCTTCTGCCGCCATTGCTGATCCTGCTGCTGTGCGTCGTGGCGGGAATCGCGACTTCGATGCTGTTGCCATCGAAGCGAACCGCCAACGTCCGCCGTATCGGCGGGGCGGTCCTGGTGCTGGCAGGACTGGCGTTTGCCGCCATGCTGTTCCACGCGACCTTCGGAGCGGGAACCGAGGCGGCGACCATCTACTTCTGGCCGTTCGCGGTCATCGCCTTGGTATCCGGCGTTCGCGTCGTCACCCACCCCCGGCCGGTTTACTCGGCCCTTTACTTCGTTCTGACAACATTCGCGTCGGCCGGTCTGTTCGTGCTGCTGTGGGCCGAGTTCATGGCCGCCGCCCTGATCCTGATTTACGCCGGTGCGATTCTGGTCACGTACGTGTTCGTCATCATGCTGGCTCAGCAGGCAACATCGCCTGACCAGTCGGCGACGACCGAGAACGAGTACGACACGATCGCCCGCGAGCCCATCGTCGCGGCGACGGTCGGTTTCGCCATGATGGCGATGCTGCTGTTCGTCATTACCGATCGGTCCTCGGCGATTGCCAAGGTCGGCGAAGCCGCGATCGGACCGAATGGTAATCTGGTTGCCGAATTGGTCACCAAGGGCGAGTCGACCAAGGGCATCGGCCGACATCTGTTCGAATATCACCTCGTGAACCTTGAACTGGCAGGTCTGATCCTGACACTGGCGACCATCGGCGCGATCGTCATCACCCGTCGCAAGGTCGTGACGGCCGATTCGCCCAAGGTCGCCGCCGTGATGTCTACCCCGTATACGCCGATCGACGACAATCCGCACAGCATTCCGGTCTACGGGACGGACAACCCGAATCAGAAGGCGTACCCGGAAACGTGATAAGGAAAGGATGAAGGATGAAGGCCGAAGGATGAATGAGTTGACGTTGGCTCGATTTCATCCTTCAAAATTCCGCCTTCCTCCTTGGATTCAATGACCCAGCTCGCCCTCCAACAATACCTGATCGTCGGCGCGATCATGTTCGCCCTCGGGCTCATCGGGTTTATGACCCGTCGGAACCTGATCGTCATGTTCCTGAGCACGGAACTGATGTTCCAAGGGGTGACCGTCAACCTGATCGCGTTCGGCCATTACCACAACAATCTGTACGGGCAGGCCTTCACGATCTTTGTCCTAGTGGTCGCCGCCGCCGAAGCGAGTTTGGCGCTGGGCTTGGTCGTGCTGCTGTTCAGGACCAAGAACACGCTGGATGCCGACGCGTGGCGAGAATTGAAAGGGTGAAGACAAGTAGGCAGTACGCAGTAGGCAGTGGGCAGAGAAATCAGCCAGCTGCCAATCGCGAAGACTGCCACTCTTCACTGCGTACTGATTACTGCCTACTGCCTACTTTTTATGGATTTCGCCCTCCAATATCCTTACCTGATCCCCTTGCTCCCGCTGATCGGGGCGATCATCGCCGGGTTCTTCGGGGCCAGGTTCCTCAAGGGTCAGTCACACTGGCCGATCTGGCTGGGCGTCGGTGCGGCGGCGGTGCTGTCACTCACCTTGCTCGTCCATGCCCTTGGCCTTCACGAAGAACCCCTCAAGTTCTCCTACACCTGGTTCCAGTGGATCAAGCTCGGCGGTTCCGCCGACGGTGCCCTCGGCCAGCCGGGTAAGTCGTTCCTGGTCAACTTCGGCTACTACTTCGATCCGCTCACGAGCGTCATGCTCGCGGTGGTCTGCGGGATCGGTTTCTTCATTACCGTTTTCGCCGCCGGCTACATGAAGGGCGAAGGCGGTTACTACCGGTTCTTTGCCTACCTCGGGCTGTTCATCTTCATGATGACCAACCTGGTCATGGGCGAGAACCTGATCATGCTCTACCTGGGGTGGGAAGGCGTCGGCCTCTGCTCCTACCTGCTGATCGGCTACTATTACGACAAGCCCGCCGCCCGCGAGGCCGCCAAGAAGGCGTTCCTTGTCAACCGCATCGGCGACTTCGGTTTCGCGCTGGGCATCATGCTTTGCTTCTCGGCATTCGGCACGGTCAGCTACTTCGGCGATCCGGCCGTGGCCGGTGACGGCCTGCTGGAGATGGCCGCCGCGGGCAACCTGACTGAGTACCAGACCTGTGCGCTGACCTTCATTCCGTTCCTGTTGATGGTAGGTGCGTTCGGCAAGAGCGCCCAGTTCCCGCTGTACGTCTGGCTCCCCGACGCCATGGAAGGCCCGACCCCCGTGTCGGCGCTGATCCACGCCGCCACGATGGTGACCGCCGGGATCTACATGATCGCCCGTTGCGGTTCGCTGTTCGTTGGCAACGAGGCAGCGATGATTACCGTTGCGGCCGTCGGCGCTTTCACCGCGATCTTCGCCGGGTTCATCGCCCTGCGGCAGTTCGACCTGAAGAAGGTATTCGCCTACTCGACGGTCAGTCAGCTCGGCTTCATGTTCGTCGGTGTCGGTGTGCTGGCACCCGTTGCCGCCGTCTTCCACCTGGTTACCCACGCGTTCTTCAAGGCACTGCTGTTCCTGTCATCCGGCGTGGTGATGCACGCGATGAACGGCATCCTCGACCTGCGGCAGATGTCCGGTCTGAAGGAAGTGCTGCCGAAGACCCGCTGGCTTATGCTTATCGGTTGCCTGGCGCTGGCGGGCATGGTGC is part of the Humisphaera borealis genome and encodes:
- a CDS encoding 2Fe-2S iron-sulfur cluster-binding protein, coding for MPKITVDGTTIDAKPGVMILQACNDAGVEIPQYCYHPGLSIVASCRICLVEVEGIPKLVPACQTPVRDGMVVFAKSSKSIANQKQVMEYLLINHPLDCPVCDQAGECLLQDYSYEYGRSQSRFEEDKQKNPKKDVGDNIFLYADRCIMCTRCVRFTREVSGTSELFVEGRGHKEEIAIFPGKPVNNKLSGNVVDLCPVGALLDKDFLFKQRVWLLKETPSISPVDAGGENIFLHHNEGVVYRIKPRYNAEVNTWWISDDTRYSYKVLADAKRLKAARKLEYGTPAEIGYGKAIEEAAEGLKSVVSADGEGSLYALLSPMMACEEAYLLGKYIRSIDPQAVLVLGPVPTAASDDVFKHYNTGKETFRIKAEKVPNANGIRRVIDLLGGPKASFDELGNYGHLRGGWIVGGYLSNWLPGDLPSVLNGGFRVIQDILPNAITDRADVVLPSAGWAEKAGCWENYAGKIQAFAAAVQPPEGARREGDVYFKLLGRSGFYDADAVRAEMGGAFADVKLPTEKEEVPAFEFAEL
- a CDS encoding complex I subunit 1/NuoH family protein; protein product: MTEILDSILKDPLHFIYTHVPPWVYIAAISHFAILGVVAYLILLERKTASWVQDRIGPNRVGLDFGILPFKFLKNVNGFGQPLADGVKFIVKEDYKPKGVDTVLFTIAPAFMVIVIIISIAVIPWGGTYQNTKDVDVTGTKQTSGIAAIDDNLPPSTTVVSASGKTDLAKQSTHSVFEISGPKGTTDYKAAGTKVLATYEIRNAAGQVHRYTRAIDISGYTEPSEAAAVQARLPADAVLLKTDEKVSIDVPIELVKNADGTFSEVVRSVAYRWEFAPGRLDIGILYVLAVLSLAVYGVVVGGWASNNKYSFLGGLRATANMISYEIPLGLAILCVVLMFGTLDIAKLVDGQAGYWIGVIPAWNCFSQPLPFILFVICIHAEANRAPFDTAEAEQELVGGYHTEYSAMRFALFFLAEYAGMVTTSAICVALFLGGWHLPYLDYLWPAIGGNVAGAPASVTDSLIACLVRTGVFFGKTVAIIFLFMWVRWSLPRFRFDQIMILAWRALIPISLALLMATAVTIYLTAGPTAAGEPTFVKPIAGTLALALLAMNVIVLIATMFISKLLPQPSPTNRKMPLPNSRFRKTPLPGKPVERIPVAAAT
- a CDS encoding NuoI/complex I 23 kDa subunit family protein, with the protein product MKESDVIVLQEPKLSLSDQFYLPQVLIGLGTTMKHMFNVVARDKHLVVSYPEERREDKPVEEGGMFQQTYRGVHRLNKDEDGRVKCVACFMCSTACPARCIHIEADESPWADREKYPAKFDIDELRCIYCGMCEEACPVDAIELTSLYDIVGLTRQEMIFDKAKLLRVYDETVKAEPM
- a CDS encoding NADH-quinone oxidoreductase subunit J family protein, with protein sequence MLAVSSLAASFSLPALAHSALAEASTAAPLLPPLLILLLCVVAGIATSMLLPSKRTANVRRIGGAVLVLAGLAFAAMLFHATFGAGTEAATIYFWPFAVIALVSGVRVVTHPRPVYSALYFVLTTFASAGLFVLLWAEFMAAALILIYAGAILVTYVFVIMLAQQATSPDQSATTENEYDTIAREPIVAATVGFAMMAMLLFVITDRSSAIAKVGEAAIGPNGNLVAELVTKGESTKGIGRHLFEYHLVNLELAGLILTLATIGAIVITRRKVVTADSPKVAAVMSTPYTPIDDNPHSIPVYGTDNPNQKAYPET
- the nuoK gene encoding NADH-quinone oxidoreductase subunit NuoK, which codes for MTQLALQQYLIVGAIMFALGLIGFMTRRNLIVMFLSTELMFQGVTVNLIAFGHYHNNLYGQAFTIFVLVVAAAEASLALGLVVLLFRTKNTLDADAWRELKG
- the nuoL gene encoding NADH-quinone oxidoreductase subunit L: MDFALQYPYLIPLLPLIGAIIAGFFGARFLKGQSHWPIWLGVGAAAVLSLTLLVHALGLHEEPLKFSYTWFQWIKLGGSADGALGQPGKSFLVNFGYYFDPLTSVMLAVVCGIGFFITVFAAGYMKGEGGYYRFFAYLGLFIFMMTNLVMGENLIMLYLGWEGVGLCSYLLIGYYYDKPAAREAAKKAFLVNRIGDFGFALGIMLCFSAFGTVSYFGDPAVAGDGLLEMAAAGNLTEYQTCALTFIPFLLMVGAFGKSAQFPLYVWLPDAMEGPTPVSALIHAATMVTAGIYMIARCGSLFVGNEAAMITVAAVGAFTAIFAGFIALRQFDLKKVFAYSTVSQLGFMFVGVGVLAPVAAVFHLVTHAFFKALLFLSSGVVMHAMNGILDLRQMSGLKEVLPKTRWLMLIGCLALAGMVPFSGFFSKDEIIHAAEHGALHGHIGRLILTVVLLATAFMTAYYTFRLYFRVFEGPLKVPEAPADAHGHGGHGHDDHGHGGHDSHGHGDHGHHNHEPMIMIAPLAVLAVGALLAGFLNWPVHGLGHFLGESESFKLAYKVASARFAELDPVPMGQPSSEAHGLVNAVMVISFVIAALGIFTAYVFHLKDRALADRKAAGMPAVTSLLDGKFWVDEIFIAGIVEPLRMFGKVLWNIDKYLVDGIVAAVGWTPQLGGWVLKLGVQRGSLQGYAAAMLFGVVVILVLVFM